A DNA window from candidate division WOR-3 bacterium contains the following coding sequences:
- a CDS encoding Hpt domain-containing protein yields MNETEKIIIKVDPEIKDLIPGFLQNRQRDINNIESLLKEENFEEIERIGHSMKGSGGGYGFTGISEIGRFIEMAAKEKDIQKIKKGIEDLKDYLNRIELVE; encoded by the coding sequence ATGAACGAAACAGAAAAGATTATAATTAAAGTAGATCCTGAGATAAAAGACCTCATCCCAGGATTTCTTCAAAATAGACAAAGAGACATAAATAATATAGAATCTCTTTTAAAAGAGGAAAATTTCGAAGAAATTGAAAGAATTGGACATAGTATGAAGGGCTCAGGAGGAGGTTATGGCTTTACCGGTATATCTGAAATAGGAAGGTTTATAGAAATGGCAGCAAAAGAAAAAGATATTCAAAAAATAAAAAAGGGAATAGAGGATTTGAAAGATTATTTAAATAGAATTGAACTTGTAGAATGA
- a CDS encoding YjjG family noncanonical pyrimidine nucleotidase, giving the protein MKYELILFDLDGTLLDYEKAEEYALKKSMEFFKINFSPELFLNEYRKINKDLWEKYEKNEISIKKLKFERFNLLFNRLKIKQNTRAFSKIYLHFISNASFTIEGAKEILSHLFGKYKIVLITNGIHFVQQKRVNKSPLKDYFNLLVSSEKVGIPKPNPIFFDYIFKKIRHKEKKTTLIVGDSLFSDIKGAIDFGVDSCWFNPHQIKNKEKIKPTYEITELKQLREIIDRGEKC; this is encoded by the coding sequence ATGAAATATGAGCTTATCCTTTTTGATCTTGATGGAACCCTTCTTGATTACGAAAAAGCGGAAGAATATGCATTAAAAAAAAGTATGGAATTCTTCAAAATCAATTTCTCTCCAGAATTATTTTTAAATGAATATAGAAAAATCAATAAAGATTTATGGGAAAAATACGAAAAAAACGAAATATCTATCAAAAAATTAAAATTCGAAAGATTCAATCTTTTGTTTAATAGACTTAAGATAAAACAAAACACAAGAGCTTTTAGTAAAATTTACTTACATTTTATCTCAAATGCTTCTTTTACAATAGAAGGAGCAAAAGAAATTCTCTCTCATCTGTTTGGGAAATACAAAATTGTATTAATAACCAATGGAATTCACTTTGTCCAGCAAAAAAGAGTGAATAAATCTCCTCTAAAAGATTATTTTAATTTATTAGTAAGCTCAGAAAAAGTGGGAATTCCAAAACCAAATCCTATTTTTTTTGATTACATCTTTAAAAAAATAAGACATAAAGAAAAGAAAACAACCTTAATTGTAGGAGATTCTTTGTTTAGTGATATTAAAGGGGCAATTGACTTTGGAGTTGACTCATGCTGGTTCAATCCTCATCAAATTAAAAATAAAGAAAAAATAAAACCTACTTATGAAATAACAGAATTAAAACAGTTAAGGGAAATAATTGATAGGGGGGAAAAATGTTAA
- a CDS encoding metallophosphoesterase produces MLIGIFSDTHDNINRIKEAVRILKEKEIKNLIHLGDYCSPFSIPLLEIEKIYAIFGNNDGDKLMLQKRANECGFQIVQGPTNLIIEGKNIAIMHEPYQLEALRKSNSYDVILYGHTHEVTIKENPLTINPGELCGYLSGRSTFVILDLSSLKYEIIEI; encoded by the coding sequence ATGTTAATAGGAATTTTTTCAGATACTCATGATAATATAAATAGAATAAAAGAAGCAGTAAGAATTTTGAAAGAAAAAGAAATTAAAAATCTCATTCATCTTGGAGATTATTGCTCTCCTTTTTCAATACCTTTACTTGAAATCGAAAAAATCTACGCAATATTTGGTAATAATGATGGAGATAAATTAATGCTACAAAAAAGAGCAAATGAATGCGGCTTCCAAATCGTTCAAGGACCCACAAATTTAATAATCGAAGGGAAGAATATAGCAATAATGCATGAACCATATCAATTAGAAGCCTTAAGAAAAAGCAACTCTTACGATGTAATTCTCTATGGACACACTCATGAAGTAACCATAAAAGAGAATCCCCTTACTATAAATCCTGGCGAATTATGTGGTTATCTTTCTGGCAGGTCAACTTTTGTAATCCTTGATTTATCTTCTCTCAAATACGAAATTATAGAAATTTAG